A genomic stretch from Plasmodium brasilianum strain Bolivian I chromosome 9, whole genome shotgun sequence includes:
- a CDS encoding mitochondrial import inner membrane translocase subunit TIM44: MKSIINNVVVKNFKSGNNLKYRRLISGKCEVKNIYNSKNIILNRVYCFESSDRKVLGCIYSSLNKKNYSSFMKNVIEQVKKDMKENKKYQEALKELKDKIEIEDKAIKLKRRIEENTNFFKTVKEKNAEAIKIICNDINNFVSYCFENYYALKYSKYITVKLFLTLKELLINTTNKLIELSEKWNDNNAFVHLDKWRQEMAIKRFKKKNAQINEKKGYKNVSSKNVSGKNMSGKNISGKNVSAKNVSKNFEENEKENSINYNDSDSVNNANEQSVDKNKNCENKEGSELILTYESAWDKFGSKLKDMPFLNNFFENPILGKLFGETELAAALREMKMHDKNFKLSELMYLFEYVISKHIVESYLIGDEETLRLHCGPSAFNSLNASINERKKKKVFLDTNVLIYKNHELKGAQRMEESTPWFIFTFHTQQINCLKNKNDEIIEGKIDDIREVVYTIALSKHPEPEKEGLLYPYIVREFAIIGNTPSW; this comes from the exons ATGAAgagtataataaataatgtagttgtgaaaaattttaaaagtggtaataatttaaaatatagaagATTAATTTCGGGAAAATGTGAagtcaaaaatatatataatagtaaaaatataatacttaaTAGGGTGTATTGTTTCGAAAGTAGTGACAGAAAAGTACTTGGATGCATATACTCAtccttaaataaaaaaaattattccagCTTTATGAAGAATGTTATAGAACAG GTTAAGAAAGACAtgaaagaaaacaaaaagtaCCAAGAGGCTTTAAAGGAATTGAAggataaaatagaaatagaaGATAAGgcaataaaattaaaaagacgAATTGAAGAAaacacaaatttttttaaaacagtaaaagaaaaaaacgcAGAGgcgataaaaataatatgcaaTGATATCAACAATTTTGTTTCATAttgttttgaaaattattacgcattaaaatatagtaaatacATAACtgttaaattattcttaacCTTAAAAGAATTACTAATAAATACAACAAATAAATTGATTGAGTTGAGTGAAAAGTGGAATGACAACAATGCATTCGTTCATTTAGACAAATGGCGGCAAGAAATGGCAATAAAaaggtttaaaaaaaaaaatgcccagattaatgaaaaaaaggggTATAAAAATGTGAGTAGTAAAAATGTGAGTGGCAAAAATATGAGTGGCAAAAATATTAGTGGCAAAAATGTGAGTGCTAAAAATGtaagtaaaaattttgaagaaaacgaaaaagaaaacagtattaattataatgacAGTGACAGTGTTAACAACGCGAATGAACAGTCAGtcgataaaaataaaaattgtgaaaataaagaaggtAGCGAATTAATTTTAACCTATGAGTCTGCATGGGATAAATTTGGAAGTAAATTGAAAGATATgccatttttaaataatttttttgaaaaccCTATTTTAGGAAAATTATTTGGGGAAACTGAATTAGCTGCTGCTCTAAGAGAAATGAAAATGcatgataaaaattttaaattatcagaactgatgtatttatttgaatatgTTATATCAAAACATATTGTCGAATCTTATTTAATTGGAGATGAAGAAACACTCCGATTACACTGTGGCCCATCGGCATTTAATTCCTTAAATGCAAGTattaatgaaagaaaaaaaaaaaaagtcttcCTAGACActaatgttttaatatacaaaaatcaTGAACTTAAAGGAGCTCAAAGAATGGAAGAAAGTACTCCTTGGTTCATTTTTACGTTCCACACACAACAAATTAAttgcttaaaaaataaaaatgatgaaattatTGAAGGAAAAATTGATGACATTAGAGAAGTTGTTTATACCATAGCCCTATCTAAACACCCCGAACCCGAAAAAGAGGGATTACTGTACCCTTACATAGTAAGGGAGTTTGCAATTATTGGCAATACCCCCTCCtggtaa
- a CDS encoding small nuclear ribonucleoprotein Sm D1 produces the protein MKLVSFLMKLTNENVTIELKNGTLITGVITGIDIKMNTHMKNVKVVIKNKNIGEYNVKTKQFLSLEHVTIRGNNIRYFILSDNLPLDTLLVDDTPKHKISKDKTFAGKDKGKTKGRGRGRKIAKR, from the coding sequence ATGAAGCTAGtatcatttttaatgaagttgacaaatgaaaatgtaaCGATAGAACTAAAAAATGGAACCCTTATAACTGGTGTGATAACAGGAATAgatattaaaatgaatacaCATATGAAGAATGTTAAAGTCgttattaagaataaaaatataggtgaatataatgttaaaacaaaacaatttttatccCTTGAGCATGTAACTATAAGGGGTAATAATAtaagatattttattttgtccgATAATTTACCTCTGGACACACTATTAGTTGATGATACACCGAAACATAAAATTTCGAAAGACAAAACTTTTGCAGGTAAAGATAAAGGGAAGACAAAGGGACGGGGGCGAGGAAGGAAAATTGCCAAAAGGTAG